Genomic DNA from Budorcas taxicolor isolate Tak-1 chromosome 5, Takin1.1, whole genome shotgun sequence:
TCAGCATCACAGCGATTTCAAAACAGTAACCTTTCCCACTCTGGCGTGACTCAAGTAGCTTCTAAAAATCTCCTCTCCCTTTCAGAATGAGAGAGACTTTCCTATCACCAAGCAAGAACAGGAAGAACCGCTCCTGAATGCCCTCTATTTTCCTCCCAAAAGGGCACCCCAGAAGCCTCCTGTCACCTCAGCCCTCGAAGCACAATCGAAGAAGTCGCGGATCTCTTTTTTGCACGCTTCGTCGCGGAATTCATTCTGCTTCCAGCAAGCCATCATTATCGACATCTCCGTGATACAGGTCGCCTCTGGAGGGGCAGAACGGGAGCATCCTCAGTCACAAAGAAACCCTTACTTTCCGACCCTCCCACCCAGTAGCCTTCGGCACTATTCCAGCTTCCGCTCTGGGGCCTCCAAGGCTCACACGACTCACCGCCCTTCTCCCGGCGCCGTTCCCCGACATGGTCAGCTAGGATGAGGGGCTTATTGGGCTTCAATATAGGCTTCCGCGGATTCCCAAGCCGTGCTAGCCGACCCCGGAGGCTTGGCGTCGCCATTGCGCACGGAGCTCCCGGCAGGCTCTGCGGCGCCGTGCGTGACCCTG
This window encodes:
- the CHCHD1 gene encoding coiled-coil-helix-coiled-coil-helix domain-containing protein 1 → MATPSLRGRLARLGNPRKPILKPNKPLILADHVGERRREKGEATCITEMSIMMACWKQNEFRDEACKKEIRDFFDCASRAEAARKMRSIQEDLGQLGSLPPRKLNKLLQRFPNKPHVS